Proteins from a genomic interval of Dehalococcoidia bacterium:
- the holA gene encoding DNA polymerase III subunit delta — translation MANQLAGRVTLVFGQDDYRVAQRVRELSAPSEPALSDLNRAVIAGEKLTVPELRGHLDTLPFLSDRRVVVITGLLERFEEGDRSQRRRAEAEAFLEAFAAMPPTTFAVLVGGDLRPKRNPLVAGLAAAGATLERYFPLRPHELTAWIQARARTIGLHLSAAAARRLAALVGPNLWVLASELDKLASWAGGAPVDEEAITLLTAAAREENVFSLVTHLVAGRTREAIRDLTELLESGESPFGILIMLQNRLRHVWLVHELITAGVPVQRVKLQAGLGQLPEPVFQETVDLATRLSSSELRAMHHHLLATDEAIKTGKCEPRLALELLARTFAATS, via the coding sequence ATGGCTAATCAGCTCGCCGGCCGAGTAACGCTCGTCTTCGGGCAGGACGACTACCGCGTCGCCCAGCGCGTCCGCGAACTGAGCGCTCCGTCAGAGCCAGCCCTCAGCGATCTCAACCGCGCGGTGATCGCTGGCGAGAAGCTGACTGTTCCGGAACTGCGCGGGCACCTCGACACGCTTCCCTTTCTTAGCGACCGCCGGGTCGTAGTCATCACCGGCCTGCTCGAGCGGTTTGAGGAAGGCGACCGGAGCCAGCGCCGCCGCGCCGAAGCGGAGGCGTTTCTCGAGGCGTTTGCGGCGATGCCCCCGACCACGTTCGCCGTGCTCGTGGGCGGTGACCTTCGCCCGAAACGCAACCCGTTGGTCGCCGGCCTTGCAGCGGCCGGGGCGACACTCGAGCGCTATTTTCCCCTCCGTCCACACGAACTGACCGCTTGGATTCAGGCGCGGGCACGCACGATTGGGCTCCATCTGTCAGCTGCGGCGGCACGCCGCCTCGCCGCCCTTGTCGGACCGAACCTGTGGGTGCTCGCGAGCGAACTGGACAAGCTCGCCAGTTGGGCCGGAGGCGCTCCTGTCGACGAGGAGGCGATCACGCTCCTGACGGCGGCAGCGCGAGAGGAGAATGTCTTTTCGCTTGTCACTCACCTCGTTGCCGGCCGGACCCGCGAAGCGATTCGCGACCTTACCGAACTGCTCGAGAGCGGCGAGTCGCCTTTCGGCATCCTCATCATGCTCCAAAACCGGCTCCGTCATGTCTGGCTTGTCCACGAACTGATTACGGCCGGCGTCCCCGTGCAGCGAGTGAAGCTGCAGGCTGGCCTCGGCCAACTGCCCGAGCCGGTCTTTCAGGAGACGGTCGATCTCGCGACGCGGCTCTCCAGTTCGGAGCTTCGGGCGATGCACCACCACCTGCTCGCGACGGACGAGGCGATCAAAACCGGGAAGTGCGAGCCGCGGCTTGCCCTCGAACTCCTTGCTCGAACCTTCGCCGCAACGTCGTGA
- the lexA gene encoding transcriptional repressor LexA: protein MRLSERQRKILEFVRQYTDEMGYPPSIRDICRGCGISSTSVVDYNLKLLEREGYLRRDPEVSRGIDLMDRKAEQRKLVRVPILGQIAAGTPIPVPASETWQTIDTSEVLELTEEIVRGRPNVYALRVKGQSMIDALIGDGDIVLMEPAQTAENGQMVAAWIKSQKETTLKKFYQEGDRVKLQPANALMEPLYFPAEDVEIQGRVVGVLRVLH, encoded by the coding sequence ATGCGCCTGTCGGAGCGGCAACGGAAGATTTTAGAGTTCGTCCGGCAGTATACCGATGAAATGGGGTATCCCCCGAGCATTCGTGATATCTGCCGCGGCTGCGGGATCAGCTCCACCTCGGTGGTCGACTACAACCTGAAGCTGCTGGAGCGGGAGGGATATCTGCGGCGCGATCCCGAGGTCTCGCGCGGGATTGACCTGATGGATCGCAAAGCGGAGCAGCGCAAGCTAGTGCGGGTTCCTATCCTCGGCCAGATCGCTGCCGGGACGCCTATTCCGGTGCCGGCGTCAGAGACGTGGCAGACGATCGATACGAGCGAAGTGCTCGAGCTGACCGAGGAGATCGTTCGCGGCCGGCCGAATGTCTACGCTCTGCGCGTCAAAGGGCAGTCGATGATCGATGCCCTCATCGGCGATGGCGATATCGTTCTGATGGAGCCGGCGCAGACGGCGGAAAATGGCCAGATGGTCGCCGCCTGGATCAAGAGCCAGAAGGAGACGACCCTCAAGAAGTTCTATCAGGAAGGCGATCGGGTCAAGCTGCAGCCCGCCAACGCGCTGATGGAGCCGCTCTACTTCCCGGCCGAGGATGTCGAGATCCAAGGCCGTGTGGTCGGCGTTCTCCGCGTGCTGCACTAG